Genomic DNA from Candidatus Pantoea bituminis:
TGAATCAAGCAGCCCCTGCTTTTCATTCCAGGGCGTAACGACTAAATGCCCGGCAGACAGATACTCGGCCAAATCCAGGCTGGAACGCTGCTCAGTGCTGATGACGACAAACTCGTCGCTGAATAAATCCGTTTCCTCCAAATCGGGATGATTAAGTCCGCCCGGCTCGCTGAAGCTAAGCGCCATATCAATCTCACCGGCGAGTAATTCATTGAGAGCCGGATTATGGGGTAAATGGCAGAGCTCAAAACTCAGGTGTGGCGCTTCGTCTTTTAGCGCCTTCATTAGGCCGGGAAATAAGCAAAAGGCCGTGTAATCCGTAACGGCAATTTTAAAGCTGACGTCACTGGTTCGTGGGTTAAAGGGCTGAGCGGGACAAAGATGCTTATTAAGCGCCATGAGTGCTTCAGCAATGTAGGGCGCTAACTGGCAAGCATAGACACTGGGACACATTTTATGACCGTCCCGATAAAACAGCGGATCTTTAAGAAATTCCCGCAGTCTGGAAAGTGCATGACTTAGCGCGGACGTGCTCATAGAAAGCTCTATCGCGGCCAGCCTCACTGAGTTATGCCTGAAAACGGCGTCGAAAACCGGCAGAAGGTTTAAATCAAGTCTCCTCAGCACATGATGCATGAGATTCACCTTTAGTTGATTTTATTGCACTTATTTCATCGAACAATAACGATTATGCTGGTCAGCTTCAATCTTATTGAGCAAGCGATGACTTATGGGCGTGACTATTCGACAGGCGTATCCCGAAGATGCAGACATTATCTACAACATGATCGTTGAATTATCCATTTACGAGCAGGGTCTGCAGCAACCTCTAACAAATGCAGAGGAGATCAGGAATACGTTGTTTGGTTCCAATAGTAATACTGAAGCCTTCATTTGTGAGATTGACGGGGTCACTGCCGGATATGCTGTGGTATCAACCAGCTATTCAGCCTGGCTGGGACGCAGCGGTTTATACATGGAAGATCTCTATTTCTCTCCAAATTACCGCGGTTTAGGCGCAGGCAAAGCCCTGCTTCAGTTCATCGCACAGCAGGCGATAAAACGTCAGTGCGGCCGTATTGAATGGAGTGTCCTGAACTGGGATCAGTCCGCTAAAGATTTCTATCTCAGCATTGATGCCCTGCCCTTAAATGAATGGGTTCGTTATCGCCTTGATGGTGCAGCTTTACAGAAGTTTGCTGAAGCTGGCGCTAACTGAAGCCGTTGTCAGGCAAAACCCTCTTAACTGGCGTTCCGTTGCAAAGGCTTACGGCAATGATGGTGTAAACGAGAGGTCGGTGAATGATAACCGGCGATAGAACGGGATAGGTTCGATGTTCACTCATAGGCATCATGAGTGAAAACATCATGCCAGCCCTGAGGCTGGCAGGGTTATTTACTTCAAATGCAAACGGATTTCTGAAGACGCCTGCTGTAGTGCCGTTCGTACCGTGGGTTCCTGACTCAATGCGTTAAGTAAGCCGTAGTCGTGGATCATCCCGTTATAGCGGGTCACGGTAACAGGGACACCAGCCGCATCAAGCTTACGTCCAAATGCTTCGCCTTCATCACGTAATACGTCCAGTTCGGCTGTCTGAATCAGGGTTGGCGGTAAGCCTTTCAACTGCTCAGGGGTTGCCCGTAACGGAGAGGCGAAGATGTTATTACGATCTTTTTCGGAAGTGGTGTAGCTGTCCCAGAACCATTTCATCATATTGCGGCTAAGGAAATGTCCTTCCGCAAACTGCTGGTATGAAGCATCGTCAAAATTTGCATCAGTAACGGGCCAAAGCATAACGCTATAGCGGATGGCTGGCGTGTGATATTGCTTTGCCTGCAGCGCTACTGCCGCAACCATGTTACCGCCGACACTGTTTCCGGCCAACGCCAGACGTGAACCATCAACACCAATTTCAGCGCCGTGCTCAGCAACCCATTTAGTCGCTTCATACGCCTGCGTAATGGCGACAGGATAATGCGCTTCAGGAGAAGGCGTATAATTTACAAATACCGCCGCCGCACCAGACTCATTGACCAGATCGCGCACCAAACGCTCGTGCGTCGGGTAATCACCCAGAACCCAGCCACCGCCATGGAAAAACATAAACACAGGCAACGTTCCCGACGTGTTTTCAGGCTTCACTACGGTAAGCGTTAAGGGTTTGCCCAAAACATTGATGACTTTTTCAGTTACCACAGCCGGAGGAAGTTTAACGCCTTTCTGAGCACCAATGAGCACGTCGCGCGCCGCTTTCGGTGAGAGCTGCTCAATAGGCTTACCGCCGCTGCTGTTCAGCACAGTGAGAAAACGTGCTACACCCGCAGTAGGTGCAGGTGTGTTATCTGCCGTTGCAGCATAGGCAGCCGAGATCTGAGCAGCCAGCAGCAAGGCGCCTGCTTTCATTTTTATATTCATCATAATTCCCTGTCATTAATTGCAGTTAAATGTTGCGCTATATACGGTTGCCAGAAATAAGGTTATTAACCGATATATAACGCACCACTCAATGTGTGGATCTCAATTAAATTTCATTGGTATTGATAGAGCACAAGAGCCTGTCGTCATAGAAGATGTGCGGGATTCATTAATATGTTAATTACTGACATAAACGCGTGTTCATTTCCGGCATGCAACATGGCCGGAATAAGTAAAATCCAGCGCTTGCACCCGTGAAATGCGTGTAAATAAAAGCGCAGAGAAAATACTGTAATGCTCTCTGCGCCTTATTCAGCGACAACTCACTTTGCAGCAAACTCGGTAAAAGCCGTTAACTGACGTGCCAGAAAAGCCCGCGTATTCTCATCTGTCAGCCTATTACCGCTGATTTTCTCGCTGACATCACCAATGATGGCCTCAGGTTTATTCATTATGCGGGCATCGAAATAGCCCAGAATCTGCCGCAGATGTATCTGTGCTCTGACGCCGCCTAACTTCCCGGGTGAAGCTGACTGAATCAAAACCGGTTTACCTGCAATCGGTTGAGGGGATACGCGTGACAACCAATCCAGTGCATTCTTCAACACGCCTGGTATCGAATGGTTGTATTCGGGTGTAATGATGATAAGCCCATCGGCCTGGATAATACTTTCAGCCATGGCTAGCACTTCCTCGGGAAAACCCGCCGCTTCTGTATCGGAACTGTAATGCGGAAATTCACCGGGAGAACCGAGCGGCGTAAAAGAGACGCCCTCTGGAGCCAGCTCCGGCAAAGTATTGGCAATGATTGCGTTAACAGAGCCGGTACGCAAGCTGCAGGTCAGCGTGACAAATTTAAGGTCTGGCGTGTTCATGTTTGCCCTCAGGGTTTTCATATTCATGTTATGCAGGCTGGGTTATCAGAACTGATAGACAAGGCCAACGGCCAGGATGTCATCGGTTGATACGCCTGCCGCCTCGGAAAAATCACTTTTATCAATCAGGTTCAGCTTGTAATCCACGTACGCCAGCATGTTTTTGTTGAACAGATAGGAGCCGCCAAAATCGACAAACTTCACGAGATCCTGATTGCCATACGTTCTACCGTTACCGGCCATTCCCAGGTCTTTAGCGCGCGCCTGGTTAAAAGCAATGAAGGGAACCCAGCCTGAGTCAAACGTATACTGCGCAAAGGCCTCAAAGATGTCTGACTGATTGGCGTAGCCATACACGCCAGCATTTGCGCTAGAGCCAAAGCGTGAGGCGTTATACGCCTGCGTGTACATCACGCCCAGATAGACATTGTTCGCATCATATTTTAGCGCTGCAGAGTAGGCTTCTGCCCTGTCACCGCGCCCCATAATGCCGCTGCTGCCATTCTGCTCACGGGTACGATCGGAATTTGTGAAAGCACCCACGGCCTTAAACCCGTCGCCAAAAGCGTAAGAAACCGACATACCATATCCGTCACCGTTCTGACGCAACACGTCGCGAGCGCCAGGCTCACCGTCGCCGTCATTTTTCCCTGATACTGCAGTGTGATGTCCAGGCCATCGATTAAGCCGAAAAGATCGCTATTTCGGTAAGTGGTGAGGCTGTTTCCGCGGCGAAACATAAACTGATCGGTGTTATAAGTCAGGGCATCAAATTCCGGCTGCATATCTGTCAGGCTTAGCGCGTCATAAAGCACGCCGGTGTTGCGGCCATAATCAAATGATCCGTAGCTGCCTACCTTAATACCGGCAAAGCCCAGACGGGTGAACATGGAGTTGCTGTCGCTCTCCGGCTGGTTAGCGTTGAACTGGCTCTGCCACTGGCCGTAGCCGGTGATCAGGTCTGAAATCTGGGTTTGGCCCTTAAATCCAATACGCATGTAGGACTGATCGCCATCCTGACTGGCGTCATCACTAAAATAATGCAACCCCGATACCAGACCATATAAGTCAAGCTTGTTGCCATCTTTATTATAGATTTCGGCCGCAGAGACATTCCCCGACAAAATGATGCAGGACGCCATAAGCGCCAAATATTTTATATCCATTAATTCCTCTTGGTGCGGCATAAACATTAAGTCTAAATATTTGCTTCGAATCTCAACTACCCCAGCGGATCTTTTAATTTCTACCTAAAAATTTTATTTTCTTAATTCATTAAAAAACATTTGCTTCGATATCTGGCAAATATGATTCTCATGCAAATTTCGCGTGATCTCCCTGAACGCGACTTCCTGGCCTGAACACTCTTTTCTGAATATCGTCGGTGCAATCAGAAGATACTTTTTAAAAATTCGGCTAAAGTTTTGTTGACTGGTAAAACCATTTTCAATGGCTATGTCGAGAATATCTCTATTAGTAAAGGCGACTGAAAAGGCTGCCCTGGAAATTCTTCGCAGCCGGATGTACTCAGCAAGGTTACACCCCATTTGCACTCTGAATACCCGCTGAAAATGCCAATGCCCATAGCCACTTCGTTGCGTGACCGTTTTCACCCGTATCGTTTCATCAGACAAATTATCTTCAATCCATGGAAGCAGGTCCCTGACCACGGTATCCACAATTTTACTGCGTACCGTAATCATCTTCTCGCCAGGATGAGTCATGTTCACATCGATTTCCCGTTCGGTTAACTCGATATAAAGTGCGCTTAGCGCAATGACTGAGCGAACTTAAGGTGGATAAATTATCAGGTCTGCTTTAAGCAAAAGGAAGTTATACAAAGGGATAGGTATACAAACAGATAGTTATACGAAGAGATAATTGAAAAAGCCGCTGACAGGAGAACTTAACTTTTATGCGGCCTTGTTCTTTATAAATGGCTGTGAAGTATGACATACCCTAAATATTCAACCTGGCGGTTGACTGTCTGAGCAAAACCCGTCTATCGATAAAATTTTTACTGACAATGAAGGTTCAAATATTTTGATTTACTTCACCACAAAACAGCTATTTTAACCGGAACCTTATCGACCTACTATTCATCCCATCGAGACAAATCGTCTCATAAACTGAAAATCTCAATAAGGAACCGACCATGAATATCGTCAAAAACATTGTTGCTTTAGCTGCTCTTTCTTTGTTCTCTTTCTCAGGTTTTGCGCAGAGCGTGACTGCAAGCGCCTCGACGCTTGATAGTGCTGAAGCTAAAATTGCGCTTCAGGCCAAGCAAGCGGGCACTTCATATAAGATCACCAGCGCACGCTTTACAAACGGTGCTTATATCTCAGCAGAGCTGGTTAAGTGATGAAAAGGGCCGCAGCTAAAGCGTTAAGCCTGCGGCCGGATTCAATGGAGAGAATAAGATGAATATGCTCAAAAATTGTGTTGTGCTGCTCTTTGTCGCCCTTTACTTAATCACATTAAAAAAATGCAGCCGTCCGGGCGAACAAAACCGTATTTCTGGCAGAACGGTAAACACGCTATCGAATCACTCATAAGCCCATAAGCTGTTGAGGTAATTTGAAAGGAACGTCTAAAATAGATAGCGCGACGCTGACAGGATATTTATCATTATTTATCCAGACACAAATAATAATGATAAATATCATCAAGCCAAGCGTATTAACTGATTATAACGTGGTCAATTTAGTTAGATAATATTTAATTGAAATAGAATTAATTAAAAAAACCTCCCGCGGGACACGCGGGAGGGTTACGTTAACGCGCTTACGCTATATTCAACGGAAGCGTAAACCAGAACAGACTCCCTCCGTCCTGCCGGTTTTCAGCACAAAGTACCCCGCCGTGTCGTTTGATAATTTCATTGCAGATGGTGAGCCCCATTCCCATCCCTTCCGCTTTGGTGGTATAGAAAGAGTCGAAAATTTTACCGATAACCTCTTCTGCCAGACCTGTACCGTTATCTGCGACTTCAATCTTAATAAGGTTATCAGCGGGATGGGAGGAAGCGAGTCGCAGAATACGTGCGCCCTGATTATCAGTCATTGCTTCAATAGCATTGATAACCAGGTTAAGGAGAACCTGCTGTATCTGTACGCTCTCGCAAAATATCTCATCCAGTTCCGCTTTAAAATCCAGCTCCAGCGCAACGTGTCGACGCTCAAGTTCAAGACGCGATAGGGTTAAAATATCACGTGCTAGCAGATGAAGCCTGGCGGGGGCAAATTCAGAGACGTTATTACGGGTGAGCGCCTGCAACCCACGAATGATCTCCCCGCCCGGCGACCTTCCTTGATAATCTCTTCCAGACTCTGACTGGCATTCTCGAGTTGCGAAGGTTCACGTTTCAGCCAGCGTAGGCTGGCACCGGCATTGGCCACGATAGACATCAGCGGCTGATTGATCTCATGTGCGATAGAGGATGTTAGCTGTCCGACAGTCGTGGCGCGCGCGACGCGGGCAAGTTCAGCCTGAGCAATCCTGACAGCATCCTCAGAGTGGCGTTGCGCCGTGATGTCCGTCAGCGTGCCAAAATATTCCGCCACTTCTGGCCAGTTTTCGACGGGCTCGCCAATGCCTTTAATGTACCGGCATTCACCATCATCCCGAATGATGCGGAATTCAGCCTTCATGCTGACACCATCACGAACACTCGTTTCTATCAGCGCTTTAAGACAGTGAATATCATCTGGGTGAACACGACTCTGGAATTCAACCATTGACGTGCTGCTCTGTTCGGCGGGCAGGCCCATAATGCGTTTATATTCATCTGATATCAGCTGTATGTCTGGATCCAGAAGCCAATGCCACGTGCCGGTATTACTTATTTTTTCACCGAGCATCAGCGAGGTCTGGCTGGCGCGAAGCTGTTTTTCAATTTTCCGACGCTGGATGTTTTCATCCACCAGCTCAGCGTACAGACGAGCAGTCTCAAGTGAAACAGCGGCCTGCGCGCCCAGCATCGACACTATCCTTGAATGTTCGGCGGTAAACACGTCCGGCATCAAACGATTCTCCAGATAAAGCACCCCGACCATTTGTGCTTGCCTGAACATCGGCACGCACATGACCGCAGCACCAGATGCGACCAGATAGTTGTCCTGACTGAACGGGCTGAACACTTCCGGTTTGCCCGTGCGGATTTCCTGCCCGGTGCGAATGACTGCAGATAATATTGAAAGCGGAAGATCCGTAGAGACCGGCAGCTCTTTGACGATTTTCACCCGAATCCCGTCAACAGTCGTGGTGGCCCTGGCCTGAATTTCTGGTACATCGCCGTCAGTCAGGCGGATAAGCAAGCAGTGCTGCGCCCCGGCTCTTTCAACCAGCATCACCATAAGGATATGAATCAGGCGATCCAGATTGATCTCTTCTGTCAGCGCACGCATAGCCGTTACCATGCTCTGCAAATCGCTGATAACCGCGCTTTGCTCAAAGGTCACTGTGTTGAGCGCCGTCTGTGGGTTCGGATTAGCCAGATTAGGATATAAGCTTTCAAGCTGGCGCACCTTCGCGCCAGCCCCCAGCGTTCCCATGCTGACAGCGCACCCTTAATGTAGGCATCTCCAGCAAACACCAGGTTTCTGTCATAAGCAAAGCGAGCCGCCAACTCGCAGGCCAGACCATTGATGTGATGAAATTGCTCTTTACGCGACAGTTCAATGGCCTTTTCATACTGCTCCATCGCCTGCGCTGTCTTTTCCTCAAGCCTCAGCAGCTCGGCACGCAGCAGCGCTTCCTTGTCTGAAAATGTTTTTTCATTCTCATTTGACCAAGTGACGATCTTATCCAGATGGCGCATCAACTGCTGACGCTTCTCTTCGTCAAAAGTGTTGGGCTTAAGCGGTACGGAGAGAGCCAGCGCACTGTATAAATGGAAATCCAACATATGCACATGACCCGGGATAAATTCAGTCAACGGTGCTGCGTTCGCAAAACATTGACTGGCCGAGTCATACTCATGAGCGAAAAAGTGCGCCATCCCTTTGTAAAGGCGTGACCAAAACTGCATGAGCAACACGGGTTCGATAGCATTTTCCGGCTTCAACACGTTTAAAACGGGTGTCATAAAATGGTCGCCTGAAAACGTATCGCCTCTTGGCTTACGTAAGAACATAACGTAGTCAAGCTGCATGCCCAGAATCACTTCCACATCAGGGTATTGCGCCTTACGCACATAAGTTATCCCGCGCGTGATGGAGGTGTGAACACCATCCAAATGATCCCCGCGTGCGAGATAATTCATAACGACATGACGCAACGCCAGGCACGCGGATGTCCGATCCCCCCTTCAACAGCAACATCAAACGTCGCTTTAGCGCACTCAATGGCGTAAGTCAGGGGCATCGTCCAGACGCTGACTTGGTCAAGGGGCAGCAGCGTTCGGGCTTTATAACTGACAAAGTCGTGTTTATAGACCAACTCGCGCGCAAGCAGTGTACTGGCGAATCCACGGCTGTATTCATCGTATTGATCGCCACAGACAACGCCATACCAGGAGAGCGCAAGGGTCGAAGCGCCGCTGATGCCGCGGGCCATGGTCAGATGAAGCAGTTTGCACAGGATCATGAATTGAAGACGCGGACTGATGAAGGCAGCGAAAGTGCTGG
This window encodes:
- a CDS encoding GNAT family N-acetyltransferase, encoding MGVTIRQAYPEDADIIYNMIVELSIYEQGLQQPLTNAEEIRNTLFGSNSNTEAFICEIDGVTAGYAVVSTSYSAWLGRSGLYMEDLYFSPNYRGLGAGKALLQFIAQQAIKRQCGRIEWSVLNWDQSAKDFYLSIDALPLNEWVRYRLDGAALQKFAEAGAN
- a CDS encoding DUF1471 domain-containing protein; this translates as MNIVKNIVALAALSLFSFSGFAQSVTASASTLDSAEAKIALQAKQAGTSYKITSARFTNGAYISAELVK
- a CDS encoding alpha/beta hydrolase, translated to MNIKMKAGALLLAAQISAAYAATADNTPAPTAGVARFLTVLNSSGGKPIEQLSPKAARDVLIGAQKGVKLPPAVVTEKVINVLGKPLTLTVVKPENTSGTLPVFMFFHGGGWVLGDYPTHERLVRDLVNESGAAAVFVNYTPSPEAHYPVAITQAYEATKWVAEHGAEIGVDGSRLALAGNSVGGNMVAAVALQAKQYHTPAIRYSVMLWPVTDANFDDASYQQFAEGHFLSRNMMKWFWDSYTTSEKDRNNIFASPLRATPEQLKGLPPTLIQTAELDVLRDEGEAFGRKLDAAGVPVTVTRYNGMIHDYGLLNALSQEPTVRTALQQASSEIRLHLK
- a CDS encoding NADPH-dependent FMN reductase, with the translated sequence MNTPDLKFVTLTCSLRTGSVNAIIANTLPELAPEGVSFTPLGSPGEFPHYSSDTEAAGFPEEVLAMAESIIQADGLIIITPEYNHSIPGVLKNALDWLSRVSPQPIAGKPVLIQSASPGKLGGVRAQIHLRQILGYFDARIMNKPEAIIGDVSEKISGNRLTDENTRAFLARQLTAFTEFAAK
- a CDS encoding helix-turn-helix domain-containing protein → MTHPGEKMITVRSKIVDTVVRDLLPWIEDNLSDETIRVKTVTQRSGYGHWHFQRVFRVQMGCNLAEYIRLRRISRAAFSVAFTNRDILDIAIENGFTSQQNFSRIFKKYLLIAPTIFRKECSGQEVAFREITRNLHENHICQISKQMFFNELRK